The following DNA comes from Halorhabdus tiamatea SARL4B.
TTCAGGTGCACGAAGACGGGCGACCCGAGTGCTTCGACGCCGAGCACCCTGACTGCCAGGGGTGCGCCGAGGACGTGCGGGCGGGGACCATCGAGACGTGGGAACCGAACGACTCGCGGTGACCGAACGGCTCGAAGCCCGGATGACTGCATCGCCTGCAGCCGTGGGTGGGCCATTATAAGGAGTGGCTGAATACGACGTGGTATGACAGCGGACGCGAGCGCGATCACTGCGAGGGGGCTCACCAAACGCTACGGGGCGACGATAGCAGTCGACGGACTAGACCTCGACGTGCCCGAGGGTGTCGTCTACGGTTTTCTGGGGCCCAACGGCGCGGGAAAGACCACGACGATGCGGATATTGACGGGGTTGATCGAACCGACGAGCGGCGACGGGTTCGTCGACGGCGTCCACTGTACCGACCGGGCGAGTCTCGTCGAGCATATCGGGCTGCTTCCGGAGGAACCACCGCTGTACCGGGAGTTGACCGGGCGCGAGCAGTTGCACTTCGCCGCGGATCTGCGGGATATTCCCTGGAACGCGGTCGAAGAGCGGGCACTCGACGTCGCCGAGTCTCTGGGCCTCCGGGCGGACCTCGATCGGCGGATCGACAGCTACTCCAAGGGGATGAAACAGAAGACGGCGTTCATCCAGGCCGTCGCCCACGACCCCGCCGTGGTCTTTCTCGACGAGCCGACCGCCGGTCTCGATCCGCGGGCGGCCAAGGCGCTTCGGGAGTTGATCGTCGACCTGGCAGCCAGCGAGACGACCGTGTTCCTCTCGACGCACATTCTCCCGGTCGTCGAGGAGATCGCGGATCGGGTGGGCGTCCTCTACGACGGCCGACTGGTCTCGGAAGGCTCGCCCGACGGCCTCGCCGCGGGAAGTGCTGACGGCGACGGTGACCTCGAAGACGCCTTCCTGGAGTTGACTGGCGATCCCGCGAGCGCCTGGCAATGACGGCCCAGGAACAATCGAGACGGGGAACCTGGCGAGCGGCGTGGACGCTCTCCCGGACGGAGTTGATCACGACGCTCCGGAACGTGCGTGGAAACGGCCGACAGCTCGTCGGTTTTGCCGTCATCGGCCTGATGGCGATCGGATTTCCGCTGGTGCTGTGGGAGCAGACGACCGGCTTCGGACGGGAACTCGCAGCCGGGACGTCGCCGGTCGGGACGCTCGCCGCGAGTTACCTCGGCGTCGCGTTCGCCGGCGGCTACGTCGGCTCCGTGGGCGGGTTCAACCAGTCCCGGGTCGGCGTGGTCGGCCCGCTGATTCGGACGTCGATCCCGCCGACAGCAGTGTCGATCGGTCGCTTCGTCACGCGGACGGTGGAGGGGTTGGCCGGGATCGTCCCGACCGGGCTCGTGTTGCTCGTGGGCGTCGGCGTCGGGGCTGGAAATCCAGTCGTTCCCGTGGTGATTGGCGTCGGAGCGCTGCCGCTTCTGGCGGCCGGCGTGATCGCCGGCCGGTTCGTCGGTGACGCCGTCCGGTACGTCAACGAGCGAGTGCAGCTATCGCTGTGGGTGCGTGCGGGGCTGTTCCTCGGTCTCACGATCGCCGCTTTCGTCGGAACGCAAGCAGTCTTGAATCCGATATTCGAGGAAGGGAGCACGTTCGGACCCGACTCTGTCGGGGCGATACTCCCCGGATCGCCGGTCCAGGCCTACGCGAATCTGGTACTCGCACCGCTGGGCGCGACAGTGGGGGGACTCGGCCTCGTCGTCGCCGGCGTTCTCGTCATCGTCGTGCCGGTGGGGTTCGTCGCCGTGATCCGCCTGGAGACACTACTGCTCGTCCGGAACGTCGGTGGCGACAGTGCGAGCGAGCGTGTCTCAGGGACACACAGCGTGCCCTGGCTGTTCGATCGCACGCCCTCGACACGCATCGCCTGGCGGTACCTGCTCCGGACGCGACGCGATCCGCGGACGCTCGCCCATCTCACGCCCGTTTTGTTCGGCGCGATGGGGATGAGTGGGACGGCACTCGAAGACCCCCACAGGCTGCTCTCGATCGGCCCGGCGGCGGCCGTCATCGCCGGGGCCATCCTCGCCGGTGGCGCGTACTGCCTCAATCCACTCGGCGACGACCGCGAGCAACTCCCGTTGCTGTTTTCGAGCACGTCGTCGGTCGCCCCGCTGCTCCGGGGACGGATGGTCGCCGGGATCGTGCTGGGGTTGGTCGTCGGGATCGGCGTCGGAACCCCGCTCGCGCTGCTGGAACACGAGCCGGCGTTCGTCGTCGGCCAGTCGGTGCTCGCCGTGGTGCTCGCCGTCGCTTCGACGGGGATCGCGCTCGGTCTGGGCGCGGCCGTCCCGAAGTTCGAACGCCGCGAGTACATGAACGTCGAGCGAGCCCACCCTTCGCTCGCGGTCACCATCGCCTTCTTCATGGGCGGGATACTCGTCGGCGCGATCGGGTTCGCGCTGCTGTGGGTCGGACTGACTCAGAATCTCGTCGGCGGGTTGCTTGCCCTCCTGGGGTATACAGCGGTCCTGGGTCTCGTCGCTGCCGGCGGGTACTGGTACGCAATCCGGCGGTTTCGAACGCTGACACTCGACGAGCTGTGAACACAAGCGGACACGGGACCCGAGGACCCCGTCCCGGAAGTTAAAATAGGGCACCCGGAGAAGCCGCGTGTATGCGTGGGTTCGTCTGGTTCTGGCTGTTCGCCCTGTCGGTCCTTGCAGCACTGAGTGCGATCGTCGTCCTGATCGTCGACTTCTTCTACCCGAACCCGCCGTGGGGCGGGATGCCGCCGATCGGCTACGTCGTGGCGATGGGCGTCGCCCTTATCGCCCTCGGCGTGATGCTCACCCTCTCGATGACCAGGCCCGACGGTCGGTGAGTGAACGGATGCGTTCTCAACTCCGCATCGACCCGCCGTCGATCGGGACGGCCGCGCCCGTCAGAAAGCTCGCCCGGGGACTGGACAGAAACGCCACGACGTCGCCGAGTTCCCGCGGCTCGCCAATGCGACCCATCGGAACGTCCGCCGCCCAGTCGTCGTACCCCTCCTCGTAGCTGTCGTACTCGCCACGATCGACAGCATCGTCGATCAACTCCTCGATGCGGGCCGTCTCGTGTGCGCCGGGTAGGACGGCGTTGACGCGCACGTCCGGCGCGAACTCCCGGGCCTGGGTTTTCATCAGCCCGATGACCGCCCGCCGGACCGCGTTCGAGAGCACGAGGTCGTCGATGACCTCCCGAACCGACCGGGACGTGATGTTGACGATCGAACCCGCGTCGCTCTCTTTGAGGTGCGGATAGGCGGCCCGCGTCGTCCGGACGGCGCTCATCACCAGCAGGTCGTAGGCGTCGTACCAGGCATCGTTCGGGGTATCGAGGAACGACCCGCTCGGCGGCCCGCCGGCGCTCGTGACCAGGTGATCCAGCCCGCCGAAGGTCTCGACAGTTTCCTCGACGAGCGCTTCGACGTGATCGGGGTCGGTGATGTCGGCTTCGATCGCCCGGACGTCGCCCGGTCCCGCCGCCGCAAGCTGTTTGCGGGCGGAATCAAGTCGGGATTCAGTTCGACCGCAGACGACGACGTCCGCGCCCTCCGCGGCGAGTGCCTCGGCGCTCGCGAGTCCGAGACCGCTGGTGGCGGCTGTCGCCAATGCGACGTTGCCTTCGAGTTGCAGATCCATACCCGGAAGTACGTCGCCGGGGAGAAAAGCGTCACGAGCGGGGGACTTGCCAGTCGACGGATTCCGACGGTACCAACAGCGATCGGTAGACAGTCCTTCGGACGGAGTCAGCTGCCCCAGAAGTTGTCGCGGCTCCCGAGTTCAGGACGCTCCGGCCCGTCGTCACGCTCGTCGTCGGCTTCCGATTCGTCCTCGTCGCTTGCTTCATCGGCGTTGTCGCCGTCCTCATCCTCGGACTCCTCGTCTTCGAGCGGGAGTCGCTCGACCTCCTCGGCCCGGGCGTGGTTCGAGTGGACAGTAGTCACGCGAACGCGGGCGCGAGCCTCGGGAAGTACCCCATCGATCAGAAGAATGAAGCCGTCCTCGGTTCGGCCGACACCGGCCCCGCTCTCGTGGATATCCTCGACGGTGACGACGACTTCCTCGCCGGGCTGGACCGGCTGGGATTTGAGGTCGGAGATCGGCTGGTTGTAGTGGTTGCACCACTCGGCCCCGCCGCGGTCGCCGTAGTGGGCACAGCCCATGCCCTGGATCCGCTCGTTGAATTCGGGGCAGTCCTCGGCGAGTGGACAGTTCGCCATGCTGAATCCGCGTAGTCGGCGGGTACGCAAAACGTTTGCGTCTGGCTCCAGCGATCCGCGTGCGGGTCGATCCCAGGTGACGGATTGGCTTACTCCCCGGACGTCGAGACGTCTTCGCCCGCGCCATCGGCGTCGATCGTCAGCGTCTGATCAGTCTCGATCGACTCGATCCCCTCGATCTCACAGATTTCCCCGACGTCAGATTGTGGCACGGAAACGGCCACTGTCTCGAACTCCAGGGTCTCCTCGAGCGTGCCGCCGGCGGCCTCGATCCGGTCGCGGATGGCGGTGACGTCGTCGGCCGCACGGACGAGCAGCGTAACCGATCCGTCTTCGGATGGGTGCTCACGGATCGACCGGACAGCCGGAGAGACGTACATACGCGAAGATCGGCAGGCCCGAGACTTAGGTTTCTCGCCCTTGCATCGCCGAAACCAGCCGTCGCCACAGCGATTAACTACGTCGGGGTCGTGACTCCATCGCATGGACGTTCGTGAGGCCGTCGAAGCCGACGCCGATACCCTGGCGGAACTGGCTGACTCGCCCGTGGACGTAATGCGAAATCTCGTGCACGACCGGACTGTTCGCGTCGCCGTCGATCCCGACACTGACGAGACTGAGGCCGACATTGAAGAGCACGAAGACGATTCCCGAGACGACGAATTGTCGTCGATCGTCGGATTCGTGAGCTTCGACGCTCGCGACGAGACCGTCCACATCACCCAGATCGCCGGCTCCGAGGCGGCGTGTGCTCGACTGCTCGAGGAACCGATCCGGTTCGCTCGCGGGGAGGCGATGGCCGTCGAACTGCTGGTGCCCGACGGAGAACGAGCCGTCCGGGAGGCCGCCGAGGCCGCCGACCTCGCCACGGCGGGGTCCGGCCCGCGGTTCTCCGGGCAGCCGACGACCCGCTATCGACTCGAACCTGAGTCCGACGCGACGTGAGTGCCTGACTGCAGTGACCTCCCGTCCGTCACATGAAGTCGCCGATCCCCGTCTGTTTGCTCGTATCGTCCTCGAAGACGCGCTTGATCGACCGATCCAGGATCTCCAGGCGCTGTTTGGTGTACTCCCGGGCCCCGAACTCCTCGGCCACGCGCGTGGCCGTATCGATGTACTTGTTGACCGACCCCTCGTGGACGGTCAGGTTCACGTCGCCGCCACACTCTCGGCAGGTGCCAGTGAGTGGCATCCGGCGGTACTTCTCACCACACTCCAGACACCGGACGTCCTGGCGAGAGAACGCTCGCAGGTTCCCGATCAGATCCGGCAGGAAGTGATACTCGATGATGCGCTCGGCGACGTCGGTCTCGTCGACCGCCCGAAGTTTCCGGGAGATCTCGAGCTGAGCGTCCATCTTGTCCTCCATCGATCCCAGCGTCTTGTACGCCGAGAGATCCGGCCCGAGGGCGATGTTGCTGGTGTCGTGGGTGTGGGCGAAGCCAGTGTATTCGTCCTCAGTGCCCAGGGTGTCCTCCGCGATCTTGACGTCGACCTCTTCGGGATGGGCCATCTCGCGGGTCGCCTCGTACAGTTCCAGGGGATACTCCTCGACGATGTCGATGTTGTGGGCCTCGTCGTCGATCTCGGCCGGGTCGATCCGGGAGGACATGACTAACGGTGCGTCCATCCGACCACCGCGTTGATTTGGCAGATATTTTACACTAAAATTCAAAAGTCCATCAAGCAGAAGCATTACACAGTCTTCATCTCCGTCACAGTTTCGGCGTTTCGCGGCGTGGAAATAGGGGTGTGCGTACCCCACCGCAGCCGAAGTAAACCCGATGACGCGGCCGACGGTCGCCGCGCTGGTGTGGGGTGCCATCCCGAAGACGAGTTCGCCGACGAGGTCGTCGCGATCCTCGAGTTCGTAGTAGGGCTCGAGACCGTAGTACGACTCGAGGAGGTCGTCGATGAAGTCCGCGGTCTTGAGCATGTGTTCGGCCGCGCCATCCGAGAGGACGACGTCCTGGACGTTGAGTTCGACCAGTTGATCGTCGTGGACGAGCGGATCGCCGCGGATGTCTTGCTCGTAGCCTAACTCGCGGAACTGCTCGACGGTGACGTCGAGTTCGGCCGGCCGGACCGAGGTGACCGGGAGGTCGGTCATGTCGTAGCGGACCGTCCCGTCCTTGAACGCGCTGATGTCGTGTTTGGCCCGGAGGACGCCCTTCTCCATCGGTTCGGGGGTCTTCTCCTCCGACGTGAGCCCCTTGACGCCCTTGAGCACGTCGAAGGCGACCTCGCGCTCGCCGACTGACTCCATCGCCTGCTGGTAGACCTCGCCGACGTCTATCGTCGTCGTCCGGGTCGGTGAAGCCAGCGTCTCACACCGCGGGCACTCGGCGCGGCCGGACTCGTCGGGTTCGACCTCGCGGTCGCAGTCCGGGCAGACGTAGACCGTCTCGGTGGTCCCGCCACAGTCGGGACATCGCGCCTGGTAGGTTTCGGTGGCGCAGTCGGTACACCGCCGGCGGCCCACTTCTAGATCGACCTCACCGGGTGCGTCACCCATTTCGTCGGCGTGACCCGCCGCCTTCGCGACGTCGCGCTGGTTGCCGCCCGCTTCGCCGATCGGGAACAGCGTGTGGACGGCCGGCGAGAGTTCCCGTTCCTCGGACTTTTCGGGGCGGCCCATCCGGTTGCCGATCCGGGTCGGAGCTCGCTCGCGGACGTCGAAGGGAGCGATCTCGTTGACGGCCTCGATGGCGTTGTCGCCATCGTCGTAGCCCCGGGCGCGTTCCGAGAGGTCCTCGATCGTCCACGTCCGCGAGAGGCCGTCCGCAAAGCCCAGCGTCTCGACGAGCGGTCGCCAGGTCGGGACGATGAGCGAGGCGTCTGTCTGGGTGTGTTCGACCAGCAGCGATTCGAGGGTCCGCGTGGCGGTCTCACTCCGCGGGAGGACGAGGTCGCCGGTCGTGGCGGTCTCGGTTGCCTCCTTCCCGGCCGGTGGCTCGGCCGCCGCACCGTCGCCGGTGACGATTTCGCCCTCGGCGATTGCGTCGGCCAGCGCGTCGATCGCCTCGACGCTCACGTCGTGATAGACGTAGGTGTATTTCGGGTGCAACGGGGCATCGTACTCTCTGGCCCACTCGAGGGCTTGCGCCGGCGTCGGATCGTCGAGGTCGATCTCGACGGAGTCTTCCATCGCCTGGACGTCCGCGCCGGCGGCCTCGAACTCCTGAATCCACCACTCGAGGGTGTAGGAGGCCGGCGCGAGCGGGTGGTTGTTCTCGACGAACTCGCCGTAGTTGACGAGATACTCGCCCAGATCGAGGACTTTCTCGACGCCGTTGCGGACTTCCTTGGCCTCCTCGGGGTCGTCGATCCGTCGAACGTCGCCGTTCGCGAGGCGAACCGTCGGTCCCTCGATAGTGTCGACGGGGACGACGCCCGCGGCCTTCCCCGGGCGCTCGGTCTTGATCTGGGTCCCGGTCGCGAGAAAGTCGTCGACGAGGTGCATCGTCGCCGGATGGACGCCTGCGGTCGCATTCCCGTGATTCCGTGCGCGGCCGTAGCGCAGTCGAAACCCACCCGATTCGCTCGGGTGCGAGAAGACCGGACGGCCCGCGATGAGGTCCCGAAGGTACTTCTTGGATGGGTCGGCTCGGGGTGGCCCCTCGGTTTCGTCTGGAGCGTCCTCGACGTCGTCGGGTTCGTCTGCGTCACTCGCGTCGGCCTCCTCGGGTTCGTCGTCTGTGTCTTCGCCGATCGTCCCGTCGATGAGAGCCTGGAGCCAGGGCCACTCGACGTCGTCGAGTTGGCGGGTGTAGCGTTGAATCTTGGGCGCTTTCAGGGCGATCCCTTCGGCCATGACCAGACACATCCCGCCCCGAGCGCTGTTGGAGTCGACGCGTTCGAGGTCCCGGTAGCCCGAAACCTCCTCGTCGCCGGTGGCCTCACCGTCGAGCATGATCGGCATGTTCTCGGCGATGTGGCGGGTCTCCTTGTCCTTGGGCGAGTACTGGAGGCCGGTGTCCTCGTCGTAGAGTTCGATCTCCTCGACGTAGCGGCCGATCTCCTCTTCCCGGGCGTGATACTCGTCGATGTCGAGCAGCGTCCGGGCGTAGTCGGCGACGAGTACGGAGAGTGCTTGAGCGGTGCCGCCGGCCGACCGGATCGGGCCGGCGTAGTAGACGTTGACGAACTGGGTGCCGTCGTCGTTGTCGAGGATCTCGACGCGGTCGATCCCCTCGATCGGCGCGGCGACGACCCCCTCCGTGAGGAGGGCGACGGCCGTCCGGACCGCGCCCTCGATCTTGCCCGCCTTCGTGTCGTAGTCGCCGACCGAACCCTCGACGAAGTCCTCGACGAGGGCGAGGGCGGCCTCCTCGCGGGACATTTCGCCCTCGAGATCACGGACGCGCTCGGCGACCCCGTCGATGCCGAGGATGTTCTCGACGCGGTCGGCCATGTCCTTGGCGACCGGGATCTCGACGTCGGTCGTCGGATCGCCGCCCCGCTCGCGCGCCTCGCGAGCGACGTCCATCGCCCGGTCGAGTTCGTCTTCCAGCCGCGCGAAGTAGCGTTCGTCTTCCTCGCGCATCTACAGCGCCCAGAGGTCACCGCCAGTCGTCTCGTCCGGAACCCGTTCGAGCGATTCCTCGAACGTCCGGACGTACAGTTCCCCGATGAAGGTCTCTCCCGCGTCGAGGTGGCCCGCGATCGCCGTCCCGTCCTCACGGGAGAGCACCGCGTGCGTGTGCGCGAAGGGTTCACCGTCGACGTCGAGCGAGATGTTCCCGACGCAGGCGGCGACCTCCAGCGGTTCGTCGAAGACCGTCTCGCGGTACGCCTCGTCGTCCTGATCGTAGTACCAGATCGCGGCGTCCTGAACGGTCCCCAGGCCGAAAAAGACAGCAGCCCCGATGCCCTCTCTGCGGGCGAACTCCTCTATCTGTCCGCGCCAGTCCGCGCCGTGGGTCATGCTGGCGACGAACTCCCGCGACCCGGTGAGTTCCCGATAGTCCATGTGCGTACCCACGGCGACGAAGACAAAAAGGATTGCTCACGGGTCTGGGGACGAACCGAAATCGGAGCGAACGCTGGCCCGGATAGTCAGTCCCGCCAGGTATCGGGGACCTGGATCTGGTAGCGGCCGTCCTCCTGGAGCGCGATGATGTACTCCTCGCGCTCGTAGAGCTCCATGAGGTTGAGTTCGTACTGGCCGGGTTCGACGATCCGAATCGACTCGAACTGGTCGTTGAGTTCCTCGCGAAGTTCGGAGAGATCAGGACGGTCCTCGGTCGCCGTCGGGTGCTCAGCCCGGGGCTCGTCACTGCCGTTCCCGGCGTTTCCTCCACTCGAACCGACGGCCACGTTCGAGGTGCGTGCCGAGTCCGGGAGTTCGTCGGGCGAGACGACGGCCGAACGGGCCGATGCCTGGGCTTCGTCCTCGAACCCGGCCGTTCGAACGGTGTCGCCGGGATTTGAGTCTGTCCGGGTTTCGGCACTGACACCGTCGCTCTCCGTGCCGCCGACGAATGATCCCCCTGTTTCGGGTCCCGGACCGCCAACGACTGATTCCTCTGTTTCGGGTCCCGGACCGCCAACGGCTGATTCCCCTGTTTCGGGTCGATCGGGAGGAGAGGTGGACGCGATGTTCCCATCGGTAGTCGCGTCCTCCTCGGCTTCGCTCGGCCACGACGAGAGGGGATCCGCCTCGTCGGGATCGACGCCCGGCGTGGGTTCGTCGCTCCCAATGAAGTTCTTGACCGTCTGGGCGGCGTTGCCGACGGTCCGAGCGACGGAATCGTCCGGTTCGGGTCGATCCGGCGGCTCCGCGTCGGGCGCTGAC
Coding sequences within:
- a CDS encoding ABC transporter ATP-binding protein, yielding MTADASAITARGLTKRYGATIAVDGLDLDVPEGVVYGFLGPNGAGKTTTMRILTGLIEPTSGDGFVDGVHCTDRASLVEHIGLLPEEPPLYRELTGREQLHFAADLRDIPWNAVEERALDVAESLGLRADLDRRIDSYSKGMKQKTAFIQAVAHDPAVVFLDEPTAGLDPRAAKALRELIVDLAASETTVFLSTHILPVVEEIADRVGVLYDGRLVSEGSPDGLAAGSADGDGDLEDAFLELTGDPASAWQ
- a CDS encoding SDR family oxidoreductase, translated to MDLQLEGNVALATAATSGLGLASAEALAAEGADVVVCGRTESRLDSARKQLAAAGPGDVRAIEADITDPDHVEALVEETVETFGGLDHLVTSAGGPPSGSFLDTPNDAWYDAYDLLVMSAVRTTRAAYPHLKESDAGSIVNITSRSVREVIDDLVLSNAVRRAVIGLMKTQAREFAPDVRVNAVLPGAHETARIEELIDDAVDRGEYDSYEEGYDDWAADVPMGRIGEPRELGDVVAFLSSPRASFLTGAAVPIDGGSMRS
- a CDS encoding TRAM domain-containing protein codes for the protein MANCPLAEDCPEFNERIQGMGCAHYGDRGGAEWCNHYNQPISDLKSQPVQPGEEVVVTVEDIHESGAGVGRTEDGFILLIDGVLPEARARVRVTTVHSNHARAEEVERLPLEDEESEDEDGDNADEASDEDESEADDERDDGPERPELGSRDNFWGS
- a CDS encoding DNA polymerase II large subunit — protein: MREEDERYFARLEDELDRAMDVAREARERGGDPTTDVEIPVAKDMADRVENILGIDGVAERVRDLEGEMSREEAALALVEDFVEGSVGDYDTKAGKIEGAVRTAVALLTEGVVAAPIEGIDRVEILDNDDGTQFVNVYYAGPIRSAGGTAQALSVLVADYARTLLDIDEYHAREEEIGRYVEEIELYDEDTGLQYSPKDKETRHIAENMPIMLDGEATGDEEVSGYRDLERVDSNSARGGMCLVMAEGIALKAPKIQRYTRQLDDVEWPWLQALIDGTIGEDTDDEPEEADASDADEPDDVEDAPDETEGPPRADPSKKYLRDLIAGRPVFSHPSESGGFRLRYGRARNHGNATAGVHPATMHLVDDFLATGTQIKTERPGKAAGVVPVDTIEGPTVRLANGDVRRIDDPEEAKEVRNGVEKVLDLGEYLVNYGEFVENNHPLAPASYTLEWWIQEFEAAGADVQAMEDSVEIDLDDPTPAQALEWAREYDAPLHPKYTYVYHDVSVEAIDALADAIAEGEIVTGDGAAAEPPAGKEATETATTGDLVLPRSETATRTLESLLVEHTQTDASLIVPTWRPLVETLGFADGLSRTWTIEDLSERARGYDDGDNAIEAVNEIAPFDVRERAPTRIGNRMGRPEKSEERELSPAVHTLFPIGEAGGNQRDVAKAAGHADEMGDAPGEVDLEVGRRRCTDCATETYQARCPDCGGTTETVYVCPDCDREVEPDESGRAECPRCETLASPTRTTTIDVGEVYQQAMESVGEREVAFDVLKGVKGLTSEEKTPEPMEKGVLRAKHDISAFKDGTVRYDMTDLPVTSVRPAELDVTVEQFRELGYEQDIRGDPLVHDDQLVELNVQDVVLSDGAAEHMLKTADFIDDLLESYYGLEPYYELEDRDDLVGELVFGMAPHTSAATVGRVIGFTSAAVGYAHPYFHAAKRRNCDGDEDCVMLLLDGLLNFSVKYLPNQRGGRMDAPLVMSSRIDPAEIDDEAHNIDIVEEYPLELYEATREMAHPEEVDVKIAEDTLGTEDEYTGFAHTHDTSNIALGPDLSAYKTLGSMEDKMDAQLEISRKLRAVDETDVAERIIEYHFLPDLIGNLRAFSRQDVRCLECGEKYRRMPLTGTCRECGGDVNLTVHEGSVNKYIDTATRVAEEFGAREYTKQRLEILDRSIKRVFEDDTSKQTGIGDFM
- a CDS encoding PPC domain-containing DNA-binding protein; the encoded protein is MDYRELTGSREFVASMTHGADWRGQIEEFARREGIGAAVFFGLGTVQDAAIWYYDQDDEAYRETVFDEPLEVAACVGNISLDVDGEPFAHTHAVLSREDGTAIAGHLDAGETFIGELYVRTFEESLERVPDETTGGDLWAL
- a CDS encoding OapC/ArvC family zinc-ribbon domain-containing protein translates to MPHQCTECGTVFEDGSTEMLSGCPECGGNTFQYHPGDATASAESAPDAEPPDRPEPDDSVARTVGNAAQTVKNFIGSDEPTPGVDPDEADPLSSWPSEAEEDATTDGNIASTSPPDRPETGESAVGGPGPETEESVVGGPGPETGGSFVGGTESDGVSAETRTDSNPGDTVRTAGFEDEAQASARSAVVSPDELPDSARTSNVAVGSSGGNAGNGSDEPRAEHPTATEDRPDLSELREELNDQFESIRIVEPGQYELNLMELYEREEYIIALQEDGRYQIQVPDTWRD